The following proteins are co-located in the Bordetella bronchialis genome:
- a CDS encoding DUF72 domain-containing protein — translation MNASDAAGPAREDSGAILVGTASWTDPTLLACGRFYPPGTVTAEARLRYYASRFPIAEVDSSYYALPTARNAHAWATRTPPAYVISIKAFRLFTGHQTPLAALDADLREGLPEDGPDVVFIDRLPRDIVDEAWRRFVFALEPLRMAGKLGTVHFQFPRWVEPDARGRARVAECVARLEDHIASVEFRHRGWLRGTAAPATLDFLRDLGAAHTVVDAPQGFEDSVPAVWDNTRDDVAVVRMHGRNAAAWHASGSASSSRFNYEYSVAELEDMARRVRALAQRVRRTHVILNTNFQDQGMRNAQGLMQALQA, via the coding sequence ATGAATGCGAGCGACGCCGCCGGGCCGGCGCGCGAGGACTCCGGCGCCATCCTGGTCGGCACGGCCTCCTGGACCGATCCCACCTTGCTGGCCTGCGGGCGCTTTTATCCCCCGGGCACGGTCACCGCCGAAGCGCGCCTGCGCTATTACGCATCGCGCTTTCCCATCGCCGAAGTCGATTCCAGCTACTACGCCCTGCCCACCGCGCGCAACGCCCACGCCTGGGCCACGCGCACGCCGCCCGCCTACGTGATCAGCATCAAGGCATTCCGCCTGTTCACCGGACACCAGACGCCGCTGGCGGCCCTGGATGCGGACCTGCGCGAGGGGCTGCCCGAAGACGGGCCCGACGTGGTCTTCATCGACCGGCTGCCCCGCGATATCGTCGACGAAGCCTGGCGCCGCTTCGTCTTCGCGCTGGAGCCCTTGCGCATGGCGGGCAAGCTGGGCACGGTGCATTTCCAGTTCCCGCGCTGGGTCGAACCCGATGCGCGCGGACGCGCCCGCGTGGCCGAGTGCGTCGCCCGGCTGGAGGACCACATCGCTTCGGTCGAATTCCGCCACCGCGGCTGGCTACGCGGCACGGCGGCCCCGGCCACGCTGGATTTCCTGCGCGACCTGGGCGCAGCCCATACCGTGGTGGACGCCCCGCAGGGTTTCGAGGACAGCGTACCGGCGGTATGGGACAACACGCGCGACGACGTGGCCGTGGTCCGCATGCATGGACGCAACGCGGCGGCCTGGCATGCTTCCGGCAGCGCGTCGTCCAGCCGCTTCAACTACGAATACAGCGTGGCCGAACTCGAGGACATGGCGCGCCGCGTGCGCGCGCTGGCGCAGCGCGTGCGCCGCACCCACGTCATCCTGAACACGAATTTCCAGGACCAGGGCATGCGCAACGCGCAGGGGCTGATGCAGGCATTGCAAGCCTGA
- a CDS encoding PA2169 family four-helix-bundle protein codes for MADRIVKLLNNLTETCKNGEKGFLAAADDTKDAELRGLFQNRANDCAAGAAELQAIVSRLGGKPETGGSVAGAVHRGWVHLKAAVAGRTDAAILEECERGEDVAKQDYTDALREPLPEDIRAVVQKQYEGVLRNHDQIRALRDRYRAST; via the coding sequence ATGGCCGATCGCATCGTCAAGCTCTTGAACAACCTGACCGAAACCTGCAAGAACGGCGAAAAGGGTTTCCTGGCGGCCGCCGACGACACCAAGGACGCCGAGTTGCGTGGCCTGTTCCAGAACCGCGCGAACGACTGCGCCGCGGGCGCGGCGGAGCTCCAGGCCATCGTCTCGCGACTGGGCGGCAAGCCTGAAACCGGCGGCAGCGTGGCCGGCGCGGTGCACCGCGGCTGGGTGCACCTGAAAGCCGCCGTGGCCGGTCGCACCGACGCCGCCATCCTGGAGGAATGCGAACGCGGCGAGGACGTCGCCAAGCAGGACTACACCGACGCCCTGCGCGAACCGCTGCCGGAAGACATCCGCGCCGTCGTGCAGAAGCAGTACGAAGGCGTGCTGCGCAATCACGATCAGATCCGCGCCCTGCGGGATCGCTATCGCGCCAGCACCTGA
- a CDS encoding TRAP transporter substrate-binding protein, whose product MDTTRRKLMLAAAGGGAMLAATPVRRAIAAPEFRYKYANNLPATHPMNVRAREAAAAIAKETNGRFQLDVFPSSQLGSDTDTLSQLRSGAVEFFTLSGLILSTLVPTASISGVGFAFPDYDTVWKAMDGPLGAFIRQEIQAKGLLVMDKIWDNGFRQVTTSTRPINGPGDFKDMKIRVPVSPLWTSMFQALGAAPASINFNETYSALQTKVVDGQENPLAIIQTAKLYEVQKYCSMTNHMWDGFWFLMNRRAWEKLPKDIQGIVTAHINDAGMKMRADTFKLNGELQSQLAQQGLAFNTPDPAPIRDALRKAGFYKEWQGKYGEKAWAILEQSVGKLS is encoded by the coding sequence ATGGACACCACACGCCGGAAATTGATGCTTGCCGCCGCCGGTGGCGGCGCGATGCTCGCCGCCACGCCCGTGCGCCGCGCCATCGCCGCGCCCGAGTTTCGCTACAAGTACGCCAACAATCTGCCCGCCACGCATCCCATGAACGTGCGGGCGCGCGAAGCCGCCGCCGCCATCGCGAAGGAGACGAACGGCCGCTTCCAGCTCGACGTCTTTCCCAGCAGCCAGCTGGGTTCGGACACCGATACCCTGAGCCAGCTGCGTTCCGGCGCGGTGGAATTCTTTACCTTGTCCGGGCTGATCCTTTCCACGCTGGTGCCGACGGCGTCCATCAGCGGCGTGGGCTTCGCCTTCCCGGATTACGACACGGTGTGGAAGGCCATGGACGGCCCGCTGGGCGCCTTCATCCGCCAGGAGATCCAGGCCAAGGGCCTGCTGGTCATGGACAAGATCTGGGATAACGGCTTCCGCCAGGTCACGACCAGCACCCGGCCCATCAATGGGCCTGGCGACTTCAAGGACATGAAGATCCGCGTGCCGGTGAGCCCGCTGTGGACATCCATGTTCCAGGCATTGGGCGCTGCGCCGGCCAGCATCAATTTCAACGAGACGTATTCGGCGCTGCAGACCAAGGTGGTGGACGGCCAGGAGAATCCCCTGGCCATTATCCAGACGGCCAAGCTGTACGAAGTGCAGAAGTACTGCTCCATGACCAACCACATGTGGGACGGCTTCTGGTTCCTGATGAACCGGCGCGCCTGGGAAAAACTGCCCAAGGACATCCAGGGCATCGTCACCGCCCACATCAACGATGCCGGCATGAAGATGCGTGCCGATACGTTCAAGCTGAACGGCGAATTGCAATCGCAATTGGCGCAACAGGGCCTGGCTTTCAACACGCCCGATCCCGCTCCCATCCGCGATGCCCTGCGCAAGGCAGGCTTCTACAAGGAGTGGCAGGGCAAGTACGGCGAAAAAGCCTGGGCCATCCTGGAACAGTCGGTCGGCAAGCTGTCGTGA
- a CDS encoding NAD-dependent protein deacetylase encodes MAADGVTAAGDLSALRDFVLAHPRLFVLTGAGCSTGSGIPDYRDSEGAWKRRPPMNFSTFMGSALARSRYWARGMIGWRMFGNVSPNAAHLALARMERQDRFSLLVTQNVDGLHEKAGSRDTVDLHGRMDRVICTQCGHTLPRTQMQEWLESLNPTWRDLAANDAPDGDADLEDLDFSSFQVPPCPVCGGILKPDVVFFGETVPRDRVARANDGLARADAVLVVGSSLMVYSGYRFVAAASRAALPIAAINLGRTRADSLLALKIEQPCAEALANLLSLLPEPGA; translated from the coding sequence TTGGCGGCTGACGGCGTGACGGCGGCCGGCGACTTGTCCGCGCTGCGCGACTTCGTGCTGGCGCATCCGCGCCTGTTCGTGTTGACCGGCGCGGGCTGCAGCACGGGCTCGGGCATCCCCGATTACCGCGATAGCGAAGGCGCCTGGAAACGCCGGCCGCCCATGAACTTCAGCACCTTCATGGGCAGCGCCCTGGCGCGTTCCCGCTACTGGGCGCGCGGCATGATAGGGTGGCGCATGTTCGGCAACGTCAGTCCCAATGCCGCCCACCTGGCCCTGGCGCGGATGGAACGGCAGGACAGGTTCTCGCTGCTGGTCACGCAAAACGTCGACGGCCTGCACGAGAAAGCCGGCAGCCGCGACACCGTCGACCTGCATGGCCGCATGGATCGCGTCATCTGTACCCAGTGCGGCCACACCCTGCCCCGCACGCAGATGCAGGAATGGCTGGAATCGCTCAATCCCACGTGGCGGGACCTGGCGGCCAACGATGCGCCGGACGGCGACGCCGACCTGGAAGACCTCGATTTCTCCAGCTTCCAGGTGCCGCCCTGCCCCGTGTGCGGCGGCATACTCAAGCCCGATGTCGTCTTCTTCGGCGAAACCGTGCCCCGGGACCGGGTGGCGCGCGCCAATGACGGCCTGGCACGCGCCGACGCCGTGCTCGTGGTGGGTTCGTCCCTGATGGTTTATTCCGGCTACCGCTTCGTCGCCGCGGCATCGCGCGCCGCGCTGCCCATCGCCGCGATCAACCTGGGCCGGACCCGGGCCGATTCCCTGCTGGCCCTCAAGATCGAGCAGCCTTGCGCCGAGGCACTGGCGAATCTGCTGTCGCTATTGCCCGAGCCCGGCGCTTAG
- a CDS encoding TRAP transporter large permease subunit, translated as MHDTPTRAAAPAIAATDGGVAARPSWIAAADAALGWLVDIPAALLVVAEIVVLFAGIVARYVFHTPLVWSDELASILFLWLAMLGAVVAFRRGEHMRMTALVSRASPGARAFLDVVAVAAALAFLLMIAMPGYEYAVEEQYVTTPALEISNIWRAAALPVGTALMMLIALLRLAVRAPWKLTLGAVATVAAIIAAMTALQPVFAGLGNANLVVFFVGVVAVCVFAGVPIAFCFGLATFGYLALTTGTPMMVVVGRMDEGMSHLILLAVPMFVFLGVLIEMTGMAERMVGFLASLLGHVRGGLSYVLIGAMYLVSGISGAKAADMAAVAPVLFPEMRKRGSDEGDLVALLSATGAQTETIPPSLVLITIGSVTGVSITALFTGGLLPGLVLGLMLCFVVWRRSRHEHTGGIARATRADIGRALLVALPALALPFVIRAAVVEGVATATEVSTIGIVYSALVGLLVYRRFDWKRLWPMLVDTASLSGAILLIIGAATSMAWALTQSGFSHQLADMMARLPGGAFTFMAVSIVAFVILGSVLEGIPAIVLFGPLLFPIARQLGVHEVHYAMVVILAMGIGLFAPPFGVGYYAACAISRVAPERGMRAIVGYLVSIAIGLAIVAAVPWLSIGFLK; from the coding sequence ATGCACGACACGCCGACGCGGGCGGCCGCGCCCGCCATCGCGGCGACGGACGGCGGCGTGGCCGCGCGTCCGTCCTGGATCGCGGCCGCCGACGCGGCGCTGGGCTGGCTGGTGGACATCCCGGCGGCCTTGCTGGTGGTCGCGGAAATCGTCGTGCTGTTCGCCGGCATCGTCGCGCGCTACGTGTTCCACACGCCGCTGGTGTGGTCGGACGAACTGGCTTCCATCCTGTTCCTGTGGCTGGCCATGCTGGGTGCCGTCGTCGCCTTCCGGCGCGGCGAGCACATGCGCATGACGGCGCTGGTCAGCCGCGCGTCGCCCGGCGCGCGGGCCTTCCTGGACGTCGTGGCGGTGGCGGCCGCGCTGGCCTTCCTGCTGATGATCGCGATGCCGGGCTATGAATACGCCGTGGAGGAGCAGTACGTCACCACGCCGGCCCTGGAGATCTCCAATATCTGGCGCGCCGCCGCGCTGCCGGTGGGCACGGCGCTGATGATGCTGATCGCCTTGCTGCGCCTGGCGGTGCGCGCGCCGTGGAAGCTCACGCTGGGCGCGGTGGCCACGGTGGCGGCCATCATCGCCGCCATGACGGCGCTGCAGCCGGTATTCGCCGGGCTCGGCAATGCGAACCTGGTGGTGTTCTTCGTCGGCGTCGTCGCCGTGTGCGTATTCGCCGGCGTGCCCATCGCCTTCTGTTTCGGGCTGGCGACCTTCGGCTATCTGGCGCTGACCACCGGCACCCCGATGATGGTGGTGGTGGGCCGCATGGACGAGGGCATGTCGCACCTGATCCTGCTGGCGGTGCCCATGTTCGTATTCCTGGGCGTCCTGATCGAAATGACCGGCATGGCCGAGCGCATGGTGGGCTTCCTGGCCAGCTTGCTGGGGCATGTGCGCGGGGGCCTGTCGTATGTCCTGATCGGCGCCATGTACCTGGTTTCCGGCATCTCTGGCGCCAAGGCCGCCGACATGGCGGCGGTGGCGCCGGTGCTCTTTCCCGAAATGCGCAAGCGCGGCTCGGATGAGGGCGATCTGGTGGCGCTCTTGTCGGCCACCGGCGCGCAGACCGAAACCATACCGCCCAGCCTGGTGCTGATCACCATCGGCTCGGTCACCGGCGTGTCGATCACGGCCCTGTTCACCGGCGGCCTGCTGCCGGGGCTGGTCCTGGGCCTGATGCTGTGCTTCGTGGTGTGGCGCCGCAGCCGCCACGAGCATACCGGCGGCATCGCGCGCGCCACGCGCGCCGATATCGGGCGCGCCCTGCTGGTCGCGCTGCCGGCGCTGGCGCTGCCCTTCGTGATCCGCGCGGCCGTGGTCGAAGGCGTGGCCACCGCCACCGAGGTCTCCACCATCGGCATCGTGTATTCCGCCCTGGTCGGCCTGCTGGTGTACCGCCGCTTCGACTGGAAGCGCCTGTGGCCCATGCTGGTGGATACGGCCAGCCTGTCGGGCGCCATCCTGTTGATCATCGGGGCGGCCACCAGCATGGCGTGGGCGCTGACGCAATCCGGTTTCTCGCACCAGCTGGCGGACATGATGGCCAGGCTGCCCGGCGGCGCGTTCACCTTCATGGCGGTATCCATCGTCGCCTTCGTGATCCTGGGCAGCGTGCTGGAAGGCATTCCGGCCATCGTGCTGTTCGGCCCCTTGCTGTTTCCCATCGCGCGGCAACTGGGCGTGCACGAGGTGCACTACGCCATGGTGGTCATCCTGGCCATGGGCATCGGGCTGTTCGCGCCGCCGTTCGGCGTCGGCTATTACGCGGCCTGCGCGATCAGCCGCGTGGCGCCGGAGCGCGGCATGCGGGCCATCGTGGGATACCTGGTATCGATCGCCATCGGCCTGGCCATCGTCGCGGCCGTGCCCTGGCTTTCCATCGGCTTCCTGAAGTAG
- a CDS encoding ATP-dependent helicase — MSELSAAGADAPDPLGDLNPSQREAAEYGAGTSEAGPLLVIAGAGSGKTSTLAHRVANLILKGADPQRMLLLTFSRRAAIEMERRAGTVLRKVLKQGAGHAPPALPWAGTFHAIGARLLREFAPRIGLAEAFTIHDRGDSEDLMGMLRHELGLSSTESRFPLKGTCLSIYSRVVNSQTALDGILKDVYPWCAQWEDELKRLFRAYVQAKQAQQVLDYDDLLLYWSEMMVHPEIAADVGGRFDHVMVDEYQDTNRLQAAILLAMKPDGRGLTVVGDDAQAIYSFRAATVRNILDFPGQFAVPAKVVTLARNYRSTQPILDASNAVIALARERHAKQLWTERKSSNLPKLVTVSDEAGQARWVADQVLAQREAGASLKSQAVLFRASGHSAAVELELTRRNIPFVKFGGLRFLEAAHIKDLLALLRWAQNPRGRMSGFRVAQLVPGIGPATAGRLLDAMDAAPDPLAVLDDFKPGNAAREDWQAFAKAYKDLCAPGLAWPADLDVALRWYAPHLERLYEDARVRKADLDQLARIAAGYASRERFLTELTLDPPDATSAESGAPLRDEDYMILSTIHSAKGQEWKSVYVLNVVDGCIPSDMATGSAEEIEEERRLLYVAMTRAKEELHLIVPQRFYVHQQTGMGDRHVYGSRTRFIPDGMVPLFESLPRLPELPASRAAAPSPVAQLDVGARLRKLF, encoded by the coding sequence ATGTCCGAACTTTCCGCCGCCGGCGCCGACGCGCCCGACCCCCTCGGAGACCTCAACCCCAGCCAGCGCGAAGCGGCCGAGTACGGCGCCGGCACGTCCGAGGCGGGTCCGCTGCTGGTCATCGCGGGCGCCGGATCGGGCAAGACCAGTACGCTGGCGCATCGGGTGGCCAATCTCATCCTGAAGGGCGCCGACCCGCAGCGCATGCTGCTGCTGACCTTCTCGCGCCGCGCGGCCATCGAAATGGAACGGCGCGCGGGCACGGTCTTGCGCAAGGTCTTGAAGCAAGGCGCCGGGCACGCGCCGCCCGCCTTGCCCTGGGCAGGCACCTTCCACGCCATCGGCGCGCGCCTGCTGCGCGAATTCGCCCCCCGCATCGGCCTGGCGGAAGCCTTCACCATCCACGACCGCGGCGATTCCGAAGACTTGATGGGCATGCTGCGCCATGAGCTGGGCCTGTCTTCCACCGAGTCGCGTTTCCCGCTGAAAGGCACCTGCCTGTCCATTTATTCGCGCGTGGTGAACAGCCAGACCGCGCTGGACGGCATCCTGAAAGACGTCTATCCCTGGTGCGCCCAATGGGAAGACGAGCTCAAGCGGCTGTTCCGCGCCTATGTGCAGGCCAAGCAGGCGCAGCAGGTGCTCGATTACGACGACCTGCTGCTCTACTGGTCCGAAATGATGGTCCACCCGGAGATCGCCGCGGATGTCGGCGGGCGTTTCGACCACGTCATGGTGGACGAATACCAGGACACCAACCGGCTGCAGGCCGCGATACTGCTGGCGATGAAGCCGGACGGCAGGGGCCTGACCGTGGTGGGCGACGATGCGCAAGCCATCTATTCCTTCCGCGCGGCAACGGTGCGCAACATCCTGGACTTTCCCGGGCAGTTCGCCGTGCCGGCCAAGGTCGTCACGCTGGCGCGCAATTACCGGTCGACGCAGCCTATCCTGGATGCCTCCAACGCGGTCATCGCGCTGGCGCGGGAACGCCACGCCAAGCAGCTATGGACGGAGCGCAAATCGTCCAACCTGCCCAAGCTGGTGACGGTCAGCGACGAAGCCGGCCAGGCGCGCTGGGTGGCGGACCAGGTGCTGGCGCAGCGCGAAGCCGGCGCCTCGTTGAAGTCCCAGGCCGTGCTGTTTCGCGCCTCCGGCCACAGCGCGGCGGTGGAACTGGAACTGACCCGCCGCAATATCCCCTTCGTGAAATTCGGCGGCCTGCGCTTCCTGGAAGCGGCGCATATCAAGGACTTGCTGGCCCTGCTGCGCTGGGCCCAGAACCCGCGCGGCCGCATGTCGGGCTTTCGCGTGGCGCAACTGGTGCCCGGCATCGGTCCCGCGACGGCCGGACGGCTGCTGGACGCCATGGACGCGGCGCCCGATCCCCTGGCGGTCCTGGACGATTTCAAGCCCGGCAACGCGGCGCGCGAAGACTGGCAGGCTTTCGCGAAGGCCTACAAGGATTTGTGCGCGCCCGGCCTGGCATGGCCGGCGGACCTGGACGTGGCCTTGCGCTGGTATGCGCCGCATCTGGAGCGGCTGTACGAGGATGCGCGCGTGCGCAAGGCCGACCTGGACCAGCTGGCGCGCATCGCCGCGGGCTACGCCTCGCGCGAGCGCTTCCTGACGGAGCTCACGCTGGACCCGCCCGACGCCACCAGCGCGGAGTCCGGCGCGCCGCTGCGCGACGAGGACTACATGATCCTGTCCACCATCCATTCGGCCAAGGGGCAGGAATGGAAATCCGTTTACGTGCTGAATGTCGTGGACGGCTGCATCCCCTCCGACATGGCCACCGGCTCGGCGGAGGAAATCGAGGAAGAGCGGCGCCTGCTGTATGTCGCGATGACGCGCGCCAAGGAAGAACTGCATCTGATCGTGCCGCAGCGCTTTTATGTGCACCAGCAGACGGGGATGGGCGACCGCCACGTGTATGGGTCGCGTACGCGCTTCATTCCCGATGGCATGGTGCCCTTGTTCGAGTCGCTGCCCAGGCTGCCCGAGCTGCCCGCGTCCCGGGCGGCGGCGCCATCGCCGGTGGCGCAACTGGATGTCGGGGCACGGCTGCGCAAACTGTTCTAG
- a CDS encoding DUF72 domain-containing protein, with translation MPEQRQRSAVRIGISGWRYAPWRGRFYPKGLPQDQELAYASHQVSTVEINGTFYSLQRPESFARWRDETPGGFVFAVKGPRFLTHTLRLRNVEEPLANFLASGVLGLNEKLGPFLWQLPPTLQWEPARIEPFLDLLPRDTQAAAAMARRHGPRMRGRSLTETDARRPLRHAFEVRHASFACPEFVAALRRRGMALVTADTAGKWPLLEDATADFAYVRLHGDKALYSSGYSEAAIADWARRIDAWSRGTTPRGARLAGPRGRATGPRDIYCYFDNDMKVMAPRDARALMSALRLPMQPVEDAPARPPS, from the coding sequence ATGCCTGAACAACGACAACGATCCGCCGTGCGCATCGGCATCTCGGGTTGGCGCTACGCGCCCTGGCGCGGCCGCTTCTATCCCAAGGGATTGCCGCAAGACCAGGAATTGGCCTATGCCTCGCACCAGGTCAGCACGGTGGAAATCAACGGTACCTTCTATTCCTTGCAGCGGCCCGAATCCTTTGCCCGCTGGCGCGACGAAACGCCGGGCGGCTTCGTGTTCGCCGTAAAGGGACCGCGCTTCCTGACGCACACCCTGCGGCTGCGGAACGTCGAGGAACCGCTGGCCAACTTCCTCGCATCCGGCGTGCTCGGCCTCAACGAAAAACTGGGGCCCTTCCTATGGCAGCTGCCCCCCACCCTGCAGTGGGAGCCGGCGCGCATCGAGCCCTTCCTGGATCTGCTGCCCCGCGATACCCAGGCCGCCGCCGCCATGGCGCGTCGCCACGGCCCGCGCATGCGCGGCCGCAGCCTGACGGAAACCGATGCCCGCCGCCCCTTGCGCCATGCCTTCGAGGTGCGGCATGCCAGTTTCGCCTGCCCGGAGTTCGTGGCCGCGCTGCGGCGGCGCGGCATGGCGCTGGTGACGGCGGACACCGCGGGGAAGTGGCCGCTGCTGGAAGACGCCACCGCCGACTTCGCCTATGTCCGCCTGCATGGGGACAAGGCGCTATACAGCAGCGGCTACAGCGAAGCGGCCATCGCAGACTGGGCCCGGCGCATCGACGCCTGGTCGCGCGGGACGACGCCACGCGGCGCGCGGCTGGCCGGCCCCCGGGGCCGCGCCACCGGCCCGCGCGATATCTATTGCTATTTCGACAACGACATGAAGGTGATGGCGCCGCGTGACGCGCGTGCGCTGATGAGCGCCCTGCGCCTGCCCATGCAGCCGGTGGAGGACGCCCCGGCGAGGCCGCCGTCGTAG
- a CDS encoding inositol monophosphatase family protein — MLRTISREDTRRIAALMAEAADAEIMPRFRQLAADAVRSKTSPLDVVTDADESAERLIGERLARAYPGAVLVGEEACSRNPALLNVWIDAELAFLIDPIDGTRNYVAGLPLFGVMVAAVSRGEVMAGVIYDPVCRDAAIAVRGEGAWLENEHGVQTPLRVADPLPVQDMTGLIAVRHLDDPLRATVNANALGLASSTILNCSAHEYRMIAGGHAHLLMYGRLMPWDHAAGWLLHHEAGGYGAHFDGTPYKPTHRGGGLLYAPDAGSWKAARRLLLGED; from the coding sequence ATGCTCCGAACGATCAGCCGTGAAGACACCCGCCGCATCGCCGCGCTGATGGCCGAGGCGGCGGACGCCGAGATCATGCCGCGTTTCCGCCAGCTGGCCGCCGATGCGGTACGCAGCAAGACATCGCCGCTGGACGTCGTCACCGATGCCGACGAGTCCGCCGAACGGCTGATCGGCGAACGGCTGGCGCGCGCCTATCCCGGTGCCGTGCTGGTCGGCGAGGAAGCCTGCTCGCGCAATCCGGCGCTGCTCAATGTGTGGATCGATGCCGAGCTGGCCTTCCTGATCGATCCCATCGACGGCACGCGCAATTACGTGGCGGGACTGCCGCTTTTCGGGGTGATGGTGGCCGCCGTCAGCCGCGGCGAAGTCATGGCCGGCGTGATCTACGATCCGGTTTGCCGCGATGCCGCGATCGCCGTGCGCGGCGAAGGCGCCTGGCTGGAGAACGAACATGGCGTCCAGACGCCGTTGCGGGTGGCGGATCCGCTGCCGGTGCAGGACATGACCGGCCTGATCGCCGTGCGGCACCTGGACGATCCGCTGCGCGCCACGGTGAACGCCAATGCGCTGGGGCTGGCGTCCTCGACGATACTCAATTGCTCCGCGCACGAGTACCGCATGATCGCCGGCGGACACGCGCACCTGTTGATGTACGGCCGGCTGATGCCCTGGGACCACGCGGCCGGCTGGCTGCTGCACCACGAGGCGGGCGGCTACGGCGCGCACTTCGACGGCACGCCCTACAAGCCCACCCATCGCGGCGGCGGCCTGCTGTACGCGCCGGATGCCGGCAGCTGGAAGGCAGCCCGCCGGCTGCTGCTGGGCGAGGACTAG
- the epsC gene encoding serine O-acetyltransferase EpsC: MNAPLNHHSASWNLDRIVSELRAVRTEWRQPLGRLRDAGGREFPSQESIREIVKALCGALFPMRLGPIDLREELEDFYVGHTIGTALDALLHQVRLELNHAARNHGPIQAETEQRAQEIVRAFGAQLPAIRRKLDADVIAAYQGDPAARSVDEVLLCYPGVLAMIHHRLAHELYLLGAPLLARIIAEIAHADTGIDIHPGATIGRSFFIDHGTGVVIGETAVIGDRVRLYQMVTLGAKRFPPGENGELKKGLPRHPVLEDDVVVYAGATILGRITIGRGSVIGGNVWLTRDVPAGSNVTQAGTLNTSPDAGLGG; this comes from the coding sequence ATGAACGCACCCTTGAACCACCACAGCGCCTCCTGGAACCTGGACCGCATCGTTTCGGAACTGCGCGCCGTCCGCACCGAATGGCGGCAGCCGCTGGGACGGCTGCGCGACGCCGGGGGACGCGAATTCCCGTCGCAGGAAAGCATCCGCGAGATCGTCAAGGCGCTCTGTGGCGCCCTGTTCCCCATGCGGCTGGGGCCCATCGACCTGCGCGAAGAGCTGGAGGACTTCTACGTCGGTCATACCATCGGCACCGCGCTGGATGCGCTGCTGCACCAGGTCAGGCTGGAACTGAACCATGCCGCGCGCAATCACGGCCCGATCCAGGCGGAGACCGAACAGCGCGCGCAGGAAATCGTGCGCGCCTTCGGGGCGCAATTGCCGGCCATCCGCCGCAAGCTGGACGCCGACGTGATCGCCGCCTACCAGGGCGATCCCGCGGCGCGCAGCGTGGATGAAGTGCTGCTGTGCTATCCCGGCGTGCTGGCGATGATCCACCATCGCCTGGCGCACGAACTCTACCTGCTGGGGGCGCCGCTGCTGGCGCGCATCATCGCCGAAATCGCGCACGCGGATACGGGCATCGACATTCATCCGGGCGCGACCATCGGCCGCAGTTTCTTCATCGATCACGGCACCGGCGTGGTGATCGGCGAAACCGCCGTCATCGGCGACCGCGTCCGCCTGTACCAGATGGTGACGCTGGGCGCCAAGCGCTTTCCCCCCGGCGAGAACGGCGAACTCAAGAAAGGCCTGCCGCGCCACCCCGTCCTGGAGGACGATGTCGTGGTCTATGCCGGCGCCACCATCCTGGGCCGCATCACCATCGGCCGCGGCTCGGTCATCGGCGGCAACGTCTGGCTGACGCGCGATGTGCCGGCCGGCTCCAACGTCACGCAGGCGGGTACGCTCAATACCTCGCCCGACGCCGGCCTTGGCGGCTGA